In Aspergillus oryzae RIB40 DNA, chromosome 6, one genomic interval encodes:
- a CDS encoding high affinity methionine permease (amino acid transporters) codes for MGLPFWGDREKDAGISVREHNASQESTIQDGSVKYTAAEGINSTSVTYQDASGAPVETDSPLGYSVSFWTSLCLNINQMVGTGIFSTPATILKGVGSVGLSMIYWFIGYLLAQSTLAVYLELASYFPSRSGSEVVYLEQAFPKPDYFFPTTFAVKHVVFSFGSSNAIVFAEYIFGIAGSGYTNWQLKGVAVAAYTVATLIVSSSTKWSLRVVVWFGFIKIATLVLISIAGLVVLGGHTKVEDPMINWHDAWKGTSSASAYGATNAMIKLIFSYSGYTNAFSVVNEIKNPIKTLRWSAPFSLLLVTSLYILVNVAYFSAASREEILNSKQIAAGVFFQKIFGTNGASRALNVLICISAFGNLMAVMVSYSRMLRETGRQGVLPWPKFWTSTKPFGTPLGPYLVQWSITVIMILAPPAGDAFNFVVDLSVYPSSIFNFLLVVGLLLIRRRRSKLNLPRPEYKSWAIAIGFALLANLYLLAAPWYPPTGGANGGDVSFWYGTYLVVGIGLLVACGVYYYVWIKLLPKYKGYEFRQTVLEFDDGSVAHNLVKVPVAELARWDVEHDAVGRLRHRTTYQSSTATDEDKSSEQKNVS; via the exons ATGGGTCTACCGTTTTGGGGCGATAGAGAAAAAGATGCCGGCATCTCCGTCCGAGAACATAACGCCTCCCAAGAGAGTACCATTCAAGATGGTAGTGTCAAATATACAGCGGCAGAAGGCATCAATTCAACCAGCGTGACCTACCAGGATGCGAGTGGTGCACCCGTGGAGACGGATTCGCCATTGGGATACTCCGTTAGCTTTTGGACAAGTCTATGCCTGAATATCAATCAAATGGTCGGAACTGGTATCTTTTCAACGC CTGCCACCATTCTTAAGGGTGTTGGTTCCGTTGGTCTTTCCATGATATACTGGTTCATAGGATATCTGCTCGCCCAGAGCACGCTCGCGGTGTACCTGGAGCTGGCGTCATACTTTCCCAGTCGTTCTGGGTCGGAAGTCGTGTATCTTGAGCAGGCATTCCCAAAACCTGACTACTTCTTCCCTACAACATTCGCAGTGAAACATGTTGTCTTCTCGTTTGGGAGTAGCAATGCCATCGTCTTTGCCGAGTACATCTTCGGAATCGCAGGGTCAGGGTACACGAACTGGCAGTTAAAAGGTGTCGCCGTGGCTGCGTATACTGTAGCAACATTAA TTGTGAGTTCAAGTACCAAATGGTCACTGAGAGTCGTTGTCTGGTTTGGATTCATCAAGATCGCAACCCTGGTATT GATCTCAATCGCGGGACTTGTTGTGCTTGGTGGGCATACAAAAGTCGAAGACCCTATGATCAACTGGCATGATGCCTGGAAAGGGACATCTTCGGCAAGTGCCTACGGTGCTACCAATGCCATGATCAAACTGATCTTTTCTTACTCTGGCTATACCAACGCTTTCAGTGTGGTTAATGAGATCAAG AATCCCATCAAAACACTTCGTTGGAGCGCGCCGTTCTCACTGCTCCTCGTCACATCCCTCTATATTCTTGTGAACGTCGCCTACTTCTCCGCTGCCTCAAGGGAAGAAATCTTAAATTCGAAGCAAATCGCCGCAGGAGTCTTTTTTCAAAAGATCTTTGGCACGAATGGGGCTTCCCGCGCGCTGAACGTGCTCATCTGCATTAGCGCATTCGGCAATCTGATGGCTGTTATGGTTAGCTATTCTAGAATGCTCCGAGAGACTGGAAG GCAAGGTGTACTTCCCTGGCCTAAATTCTGGACTTCTACGAAGCCGTTTGGAACACCCCTGGGGCCTTATCTCGTCCAGTGGTCCATAACTGTTATCATGATTCTCGCCCCTCCTGCTGGAGATGCCTTCAACTTTG TCGTCGACCTCTCTGTATACCCCTCAAGtatcttcaatttcctcttGGTGGTCGGCCTCCTATTGATCCGCCGACGCCGCAGCAAGCTCAATCTACCTAGACCCGAGTATAAATCATGGGCAATTGCGATCGGCTTTGCACTGTTGGCGAACCTCTACTTGCTTGCTGCGCCATGGTACCCGCCCACCGGGGGCGCAAACGGTGGAGACGTTAGCTTCTGGTACGGCACATATTTGGTAGTCGGCATTGGACT GCTTGTTGCTTGTGGCGTATACTACTACGTCTGGATCAAGTTGCTTCCTAAATACAAAGGTTATGAGTTTCGACAGACCGTGTTGGAATTCGACGATGGATCTGTTGCGCATAACCTTGTCAAGGTTCCCGTCGCAGAGCTGGCGCGCTGGGATGTGGAGCATGATGCCGTTGGTCGTCTGCGCCATCGGACAACATACCAAAGCAGTACTGCAACCGATGAAGATAAGTCGAGCGAACAAAAGAATGTCTCTTGA